In Erigeron canadensis isolate Cc75 chromosome 6, C_canadensis_v1, whole genome shotgun sequence, the following are encoded in one genomic region:
- the LOC122605919 gene encoding adenosine kinase 2-like isoform X2: protein MGNPLLDILAVRCRRCFPHQLSIYDIKLNNAILAEDKHLPMYDEMSSKYTVEYIAGGATQNSIRVAQWMLKVPGATSFMGSIGKDKYGEEMKKNSKSAGVNVHYYEDEAAPMGTCAVCVVGGERSLIANLSAAKCYKSEQLRKPENWALVEKAKYIYIAGFFLTVSPESIQLVAEHAAATNKVFTMNLSAPFICELYKDAQEKALPYADYVFGNEAEARTFSKVHGWETENVEEIAIKISQLPKASGTYQRITVITQGADPVVVAQDGQVNTYPVIHLSKEKLVDTNGAGDAFVGGFLSQLIKGDRAY from the exons ATGGGAAATCCACTTCTTGACATTTTAGCCGTACGTTGTCGACGATGCTTTCCTCACCAATTAAGTAT ATATGATATTAAGCTCAACAATGCTATTCTTGCTGAAGACAAGCATCTGCCAAT gtATGATGAGATGTCATCCAAATACACTGTAGAGTACATTGCTGGAGGTGCTACTCAGAACTCGATCCGAGTTGCCCAG TGGATGCTTAAAGTCCCTGGTGCAACAAGCTTTATGGGATCCATTGGAAAGGATAAGTATGGGGAGGAGATGAAAAAGAACTCAAAGAGTGCTGGTGTTAAT GTGCACTATTATGAGGATGAAGCTGCACCAATGGGTACATGTGCTGTTTGCGTTGTTGGTGGTGAGAG GTCACTTATTGCCAACCTATCTGCTGCCAAATGCTACAAGTCGGAGCAGTTGAGAAAGCCAGAAAACTGGGCTCTTG TTGAAAAGGCCAAGTACATATATATTGCCGGATTTTTCCTTACCGTCTCCCCTGAATCAATTCAGCTTGTAGCTGAGCATGCAGCTGCTACCAACAAG GTCTTCACAATGAACCTTTCTGCACCGTTCATCTGTGAGTTGTATAAGGATGCTCAAGAAAAAGCCTTACC GTATGCTGACTATGTCTTCGGAAATGAAGCTGAAGCAAGAACATTCTCGAAGGTTCATGGCTGGGAG ACTGAAAATGTGGAGGAGATTGCCATTAAGATCTCTCAATTGCCAAAAGCATCAGGGACATACCAGAGGATTACTGTGATCACTCAGGGTGCCGACCCTGTGGTGGTTGCTCAGGATGGACAAGTGAACACATATCCCGTCATCCACTTGTCAAAGGAGAAACTCGTGGATACCAATGGAGCAG GTGATGCATTCGTTGGGGGATTTTTGTCTCAGTTGATAAAAGGAGATCGAGCCTATTGA
- the LOC122605919 gene encoding adenosine kinase 2-like isoform X1, with protein MGNPLLDILAVHLIFWIIDFDYQLTSFPTFRYDIKLNNAILAEDKHLPMYDEMSSKYTVEYIAGGATQNSIRVAQWMLKVPGATSFMGSIGKDKYGEEMKKNSKSAGVNVHYYEDEAAPMGTCAVCVVGGERSLIANLSAAKCYKSEQLRKPENWALVEKAKYIYIAGFFLTVSPESIQLVAEHAAATNKVFTMNLSAPFICELYKDAQEKALPYADYVFGNEAEARTFSKVHGWETENVEEIAIKISQLPKASGTYQRITVITQGADPVVVAQDGQVNTYPVIHLSKEKLVDTNGAGDAFVGGFLSQLIKGDRAY; from the exons ATGGGAAATCCACTTCTTGACATTTTAGCCGTAC atttGATTTTTTGGATTATTGATTTTGACTATCAATTGACGTCGTTCCCTACTTTTAGATATGATATTAAGCTCAACAATGCTATTCTTGCTGAAGACAAGCATCTGCCAAT gtATGATGAGATGTCATCCAAATACACTGTAGAGTACATTGCTGGAGGTGCTACTCAGAACTCGATCCGAGTTGCCCAG TGGATGCTTAAAGTCCCTGGTGCAACAAGCTTTATGGGATCCATTGGAAAGGATAAGTATGGGGAGGAGATGAAAAAGAACTCAAAGAGTGCTGGTGTTAAT GTGCACTATTATGAGGATGAAGCTGCACCAATGGGTACATGTGCTGTTTGCGTTGTTGGTGGTGAGAG GTCACTTATTGCCAACCTATCTGCTGCCAAATGCTACAAGTCGGAGCAGTTGAGAAAGCCAGAAAACTGGGCTCTTG TTGAAAAGGCCAAGTACATATATATTGCCGGATTTTTCCTTACCGTCTCCCCTGAATCAATTCAGCTTGTAGCTGAGCATGCAGCTGCTACCAACAAG GTCTTCACAATGAACCTTTCTGCACCGTTCATCTGTGAGTTGTATAAGGATGCTCAAGAAAAAGCCTTACC GTATGCTGACTATGTCTTCGGAAATGAAGCTGAAGCAAGAACATTCTCGAAGGTTCATGGCTGGGAG ACTGAAAATGTGGAGGAGATTGCCATTAAGATCTCTCAATTGCCAAAAGCATCAGGGACATACCAGAGGATTACTGTGATCACTCAGGGTGCCGACCCTGTGGTGGTTGCTCAGGATGGACAAGTGAACACATATCCCGTCATCCACTTGTCAAAGGAGAAACTCGTGGATACCAATGGAGCAG GTGATGCATTCGTTGGGGGATTTTTGTCTCAGTTGATAAAAGGAGATCGAGCCTATTGA
- the LOC122605919 gene encoding adenosine kinase 2-like isoform X3, which translates to MGNPLLDILAVRCRRFRYDIKLNNAILAEDKHLPMYDEMSSKYTVEYIAGGATQNSIRVAQWMLKVPGATSFMGSIGKDKYGEEMKKNSKSAGVNVHYYEDEAAPMGTCAVCVVGGERSLIANLSAAKCYKSEQLRKPENWALVEKAKYIYIAGFFLTVSPESIQLVAEHAAATNKVFTMNLSAPFICELYKDAQEKALPYADYVFGNEAEARTFSKVHGWETENVEEIAIKISQLPKASGTYQRITVITQGADPVVVAQDGQVNTYPVIHLSKEKLVDTNGAGDAFVGGFLSQLIKGDRAY; encoded by the exons ATGGGAAATCCACTTCTTGACATTTTAGCCGTACGTTGTCGACG TTTTAGATATGATATTAAGCTCAACAATGCTATTCTTGCTGAAGACAAGCATCTGCCAAT gtATGATGAGATGTCATCCAAATACACTGTAGAGTACATTGCTGGAGGTGCTACTCAGAACTCGATCCGAGTTGCCCAG TGGATGCTTAAAGTCCCTGGTGCAACAAGCTTTATGGGATCCATTGGAAAGGATAAGTATGGGGAGGAGATGAAAAAGAACTCAAAGAGTGCTGGTGTTAAT GTGCACTATTATGAGGATGAAGCTGCACCAATGGGTACATGTGCTGTTTGCGTTGTTGGTGGTGAGAG GTCACTTATTGCCAACCTATCTGCTGCCAAATGCTACAAGTCGGAGCAGTTGAGAAAGCCAGAAAACTGGGCTCTTG TTGAAAAGGCCAAGTACATATATATTGCCGGATTTTTCCTTACCGTCTCCCCTGAATCAATTCAGCTTGTAGCTGAGCATGCAGCTGCTACCAACAAG GTCTTCACAATGAACCTTTCTGCACCGTTCATCTGTGAGTTGTATAAGGATGCTCAAGAAAAAGCCTTACC GTATGCTGACTATGTCTTCGGAAATGAAGCTGAAGCAAGAACATTCTCGAAGGTTCATGGCTGGGAG ACTGAAAATGTGGAGGAGATTGCCATTAAGATCTCTCAATTGCCAAAAGCATCAGGGACATACCAGAGGATTACTGTGATCACTCAGGGTGCCGACCCTGTGGTGGTTGCTCAGGATGGACAAGTGAACACATATCCCGTCATCCACTTGTCAAAGGAGAAACTCGTGGATACCAATGGAGCAG GTGATGCATTCGTTGGGGGATTTTTGTCTCAGTTGATAAAAGGAGATCGAGCCTATTGA
- the LOC122603807 gene encoding probable lysine-specific demethylase ELF6 has product MRETEIIPNWLKKLPLAPVFYPTDTEFADPIAYISKIEKQASAFGICKVVPPLPKPSKKYVFGNLNKSLLKCPELGNGVKLNNVGNVNNGEVRAVFTTRQQELGCGSGKGNKESGEGLCQPAMPVVNKQVWQSGEIYTLDQFESKSKTFARDQLGIGKEVSPLDVESRFWKAASEKPIYIEYANDVPGSGFGEPVDLSSFLRRHRRRRRFNRYSKDSSDTRDQLDNKTNSCDEQKGESIKCSSSSSVDMLKKDRRSQNNLSDPVPGKRGSDDGHEIEGSSGWKLSNCPWNLQVIARSPGSLTRFMPDDIPGVTSPMVYIGMLFSWFAWHVEDHELHSLNFLHIGAPKTWYAVPADYAYTFEEVIRSKAYGGGMDRLAALRLLGEKTTLLSPEIVVESGIPCCRLVQHPGEFVVTFPRAYHIGFSHGFNCGEAANFGTPEWLSLAKEAAVRRAVMNFLPMLSHQQLLYLLTMSFIPRVPRSLLPGIRSSRLKDRQREERELLVKKEFIEDMRKESNLLNSILQRNSSYRAVLWDLESLSPSVIREFDSMNIGNVHVNEDNDLDTETLRIEDEDMSSDFQIDSGTLPCVACGVLGYPFMSIMQPSEKAIPDTMPLMGHGAVQGHQAKTELVNGKDLSLDASTCSSKQNVEIGWNMSNGYLRPRIFCLEHAGKVEEMLESMGGAKLLILCHSDFQKIKAPASTIAEQIGSTFKYNEVHLCDATRGDLDLINLAIDNEQEDESVEDWTLKLNVNLRQSIRLRPKLAGGKIHAITMDALFSDPNPVSSVVSHTMVYQWQTTKSRSKRKVNSSINILSKVISKTKDEELKEKLFEAQIAKKEGRLIQYSRRRFRSKQHDSVIAIPEKTDIQREGQVIQEDSLLSHVEVLATPVVDDAKAHTFMDIEGVSVSCATTILSSENKGGDIYTEEICTQNDTSSVATKNYSVDEGNEDDLMQEGSGLTKFGGLSADKPVTDSSIRLEKGQTTDVKDEYKTISRLASGSKRKRELDLLQREEKCNLDGFIKSPCEGLRPRGGKDVHICKDEVFIMTKTIPEKPTKKANTSIVTEKSVKRSKASSVKFLDKDQQKSHKCDHEGCKMSFKTNTELSLHRKNRCPHEGCGKKFSTHRYAVIHLRVHEDNRPLKCTWKGCKMTFKWAWARTEHIRVHTGERPYKCKVDGCGLTFRFVSDFSRHRRKTGHNVHVKS; this is encoded by the exons ATGAGGGAAACTGAAATAATACCTAATTGGCTTAAGAAACTGCCATTAGCACCTGTATTTTACCCGACCGATACTGAATTCGCAGACCCGATTGCTTATATTTCCAAGATTGAAAAACAAGCTAGTGCCTTTGGTATATGTAAAGTAGTCCCGCCGTTGCCAAAACCGTCGAAAAAATATGTGTTTGGTAATCTAAATAAGTCCCTGTTGAAGTGCCCGGAATTAGGGAATGGTGTGAAGTTAAATAATGTGGGGAATGTAAATAATGGGGAGGTTCGGGCTGTGTTTACTACACGGCAGCAAGAATTGGGTTGTGGTAGTGGGAAAGGAAATAAAGAGAGTGGGGAAGGGTTGTGTCAACCTGCTATGCCTGTGGTTAATAAGCAAGTATGGCAGAGTGGGGAAATATATACGTTAGATCAGTTTGAATCTAAATCCAAGACTTTTGCTCGGGATCAGTTGGGTATAGGAAAAGAAGTTTCTCCATTGGATGTCGAGTCTCGTTTTTGGAAGGCGGCGTCTGAGAAACCTATATACATTGAGTATGCTAATGATGTACCAGGTTCAGGATTTGGTGAACCAGTGGACTTGTCTAGTTTTTTGCGTAGAcataggaggaggaggagattTAATAGGTATAGTAAAGATTCTTCTGATACAAGGGACCAACTAGACAATAAAACAAACAGTTGTGACGAACAGAAAGGTGAATCTATAAAGTGCAGTTCTAGTTCTTCAGTGGATATGTTAAAGAAAGATAGGAGGTCACAGAATAATTTGTCAGATCCTGTTCCCGGGAAAAGGGGTTCAGATGATGGTCATGAGATTGAAGGTTCTTCTGGATGGAAGCTTTCCAATTGTCCTTGGAATTTACAAGTAATTGCACGATCACCTGGATCTCTTACACGTTTCATGCCAGATGATATTCCGGGTGTCACATCTCCCATGGTATATATTGGCATGTTGTTCAGCTGGTTTGCATGGCATGTTGAAGATCATGAGCTTCATAGCTTAAATTTCTTGCACATTGGTGCCCCCAAGACTTGGTATGCAGTCCCTGCAGATTATGCATACACATTTGAGGAAGTAATCCGTTCAAAGGCTTATGGTGGTGGCATGGATCGGTTGG CCGCACTAAGACTCTTGGGCGAAAAGACTACACTCCTATCACCCGAGATTGTTGTTGAATCTGGCATTCCATGTTGTAG GTTAGTGCAGCACCCTGGTGAATTTGTAGTGACTTTTCCGAGGGCTTACCACATAGGCTTTAGCCACG GTTTTAATTGCGGGGAAGCTGCTAATTTTGGAACACCAGAATGGCTCTCATTAGCTAAGGAAGCTGCAGTGCGCAGAGCTGTCATGAATTTTCTTCCAATGCTTTCACATCAACAATTGCTTTACCTATTGACAATGTCATTTATTCCAAG AGTGCCTAGATCCTTGCTACCGGGAATACGAAGCTCTCGATTAAAAGACCGccagagagaagagagagaactTTTGGTGAAGAAGGAATTCATTGAAGACATGCGTAAAGAAAGCAATTTGTTGAATAGTATTCTTCAAAGAAATTCCTCTTACCGTGCCGTCCTATGGGATCTGGAATCTTTATCACCCTCTGTTATTAGAGAGTTTGACTCTATGAATATCGGAAATGTTCATGTTAATGAAGACAATGATTTGGATACTGAGACACTTCGTATAGAGGATGAGGACATGTCGAGTGATTTTCAAATTGATTCCGGGACGCTACCATGTGTGGCTTGTGGTGTTCTTGGTTATCCTTTCATGTCTATTATGCAACCATCAGAAAAGGCAATTCCTGATACGATGCCTCTCATGGGTCATGGTGCTGTTCAGGGCCATCAGGCCAAAACTGAATTAGTTAACGGCAAGGATCTGTCACTTGATGCTTCAACGTGTTCATCTAAACAGAATGTTGAGATAGGGTGGAACATGTCTAATGGGTATTTAAGACCCCGGATATTCTGTTTAGAGCATGCAGGTAAAGTTGAAGAGATGTTGGAATCTATGGGTGGAGCAAAACTGCTTATATTATGCCATTCAG ATTTTCAGAAAATTAAAGCACCGGCTTCAACCATTGCAGAGCAGATCGGTAGCACGTTCAAATACAACGAGGTGCATTTATGTGATGCAACCCGTGGTGATTTGGATCTCATAAATCTTGCGATTGACAATGAGCAAGAAGATGAATCTGTAGAAGACTGGACTCTAAAATTGAATGTTAATCTTCGACAATCTATTAGACTAAGGCCTAAATTAGCAGGTGGCAAGATACATGCTATAACTATGGATGCATTATTTTCTGATCCGAATCCCGTCTCAAGTGTTGTCTCGCATACCATGGTTTATCAATGGCAAACTACAAAATCTCGTTCAAAGAGAAAGGTGAACAGTTCAATTAATATATTGTCAAAGGTGATTTCTAAAACTAAAGATGAGGAGTTAAAAGAGAAGCTATTTGAAGCTCAAATTGCTAAAAAAGAAGGGAGATTAATTCAGTATTCAAGAAGAAGGTTTAGATCAAAGCAGCATGATTCGGTAATAGCGATTCCTGAAAAAACTGATATTCAGCGTGAAGGACAGGTCATTCAAGAGGATTCACTTCTATCCCATGTGGAAGTTCTTGCAACTCCAGTGGTTGATGATGCCAAAGCTCACACTTTTATGGATATTGAGGGAGTTTCGGTGTCATGTGCTACCACTATTCTAAGTTCTGAAAATAAAGGTGGTGATATATATACCGAGGAAATCTGCACGCAAAATGATACTAGTTCTGTGGCAACCAAAAACTATTCTGTAGATGAAGGGAATGAAGATGATTTGATGCAAGAAGGCTCTGGATTGACCAAGTTTGGTGGGTTATCCGCTGATAAACCTGTTACTGATTCAAGTATCAGGTTAGAGAAAGGTCAGACTACtgatgtgaaggatgaatataAGACCATCTCAAGATTAGCAAGTGGAAGCAAGAGGAAGAGAGAGCTGGATTTGTTGCAAAGAGAGGAAAAATGTAATCTTGATGGATTTATAAAAAGCCCATGTGAAGGATTGAGACCTAGAGGTGGAAAAGATGTCCATATATGTAAAGACGAAGTTTTTATCATGACGAAGACGATCCCAGAAAAACCCACAAAGAAAGCAAACACTTCAATTGTCACAGAAAAATCCGTAAAGAGATCAAAGGCTTCCAGTGTCAAATTCCTGGATAAAGATCAACAAAAGTCCCACAAGTGTGATCATGAAGGTTGCAAAATGAGTTTCAAAACCAACACTGAGCTAAGTTTGCACCGAAAGAACAGGTGCCCTCATGAAGGGTGTGGAAAGAAGTTCAGTACACACAGATATGCAGTGATCCATTTACGGGTCCATGAGGACAACAGGCCATTAAAATGCACTTGGAAAGGTTGCAAGATGACATTTAAGTGGGCCTGGGCTCGGACCGAGCATATACGGGTCCACACTGGCGAGAGACCATACAAATGCAAAGTTGATGGGTGTGGGCTTACTTTCAGGTTTGTTTCTGACTTTAGCCGACACAGAAGAAAAACAGGGCATAATGTACATGTGAAGTCCTGA